From the Prunus dulcis chromosome 4, ALMONDv2, whole genome shotgun sequence genome, one window contains:
- the LOC117626295 gene encoding haloacid dehalogenase-like hydrolase domain-containing protein 3 codes for MSLLSKLRCITVDVTGTLLAYKGELGDYYCMAAKSVGLPCPDYQRVHEGFKYAYKDMASKYPCFGHAAKMPNIVWWKACVRDSFMRAGYHYDEETFEKVFRRIYASFGSSAPYSIFPDSQPFLRWVHEQGLKVGIISNAEYRYRDVILPALGVNQGSDWDFGVFSGIEGVEKPDPRIYEIALERAGNMAPEEVLHIGDSMRKDYVPATSIGMHALLLDRFKTSDAEEWRKSGAVVLPDLEAAKEWLTSEKSSC; via the exons ATGTCATTATTGTCGAAATTGCGGTGCATTACAGTGGATGTTACTGGTACCTTGTTAGCTTACAAGGGGGAGCTTGGTGACTACTATTGCATGGCAGCCAAATCTGTAGGGCTTCCATGCCCTGATTACCAAAGGGTGCATGAGGGCTTCAAATATGCATATAAAGATATGGCCAGCAAGTATCCATGTTTTGGACATGCTGCAAAAATGCCCAACATTGTATGGTGGAAAGCTTGTGTCAGAGACTCCTTTATGAGG GCTGGATATCATTACGACGAGGAGACATTTGAGAAAGTGTTCCGACGCATATATGCATCCTTTGGTTCCTCTGCTCCTTATTCCATCTTTCCTGACTCCCAACCATTTCTGAGATGGGTCCATGAACAAGGTCTTAAAGTTGGAATTATCAGCAATGCGGAATACCGTTATCGAGATGTAATTCTTCCAGCATTGGGTGTCAACCag gGATCTGATTGGGACTTTGGTGTGTTCTCTGGTATCGAAGGCGTGGAGAAACCAGACCCAAGGATTTATGAGATTGCGCTTGAGAGGGCTGGAAATATGGCCCCGGAAGAGGTTCTGCACATAGGGGACAGCATGCGCAAAGACTATGTGCCAGCAACAAGTATTGGGATGCATGCGTTGTTATTGGATAGGTTTAAGACATCTGATGCTGAGGAGTGGAGGAAATCTGGTGCGGTTGTGCTTCCTGACTTGGAAGCAGCAAAAGAATGGCTTACTTCAGAGAAGTCATCCTGCTGA